A genomic segment from Kyrpidia tusciae DSM 2912 encodes:
- the spoIIM gene encoding stage II sporulation protein M, with protein sequence MKSRWRQAADLHLQTRSRLYRFVAVLFLVGVFFGAIVEGSLGISQKQLLADEVGSFITMLTAGQGAAPGDVVRHAAAVNLRWVAFIWIFGLSIIGLPLIVGMVFLKGFVIGFSVAFFVEKYAWPGFVVAMAGMLPQNLLTVPALMACATAGIAFSLELIRVGFARQGRGQLADHLRSYSLLVMAMAGVALVAAGVEGLVSARLMTLAVSRLIH encoded by the coding sequence GTGAAATCCCGATGGCGTCAAGCCGCCGACCTGCACCTTCAGACCCGCAGCCGGCTCTACCGGTTTGTGGCCGTCCTGTTTCTCGTGGGCGTTTTCTTCGGAGCGATCGTCGAAGGATCCCTGGGCATATCCCAAAAACAACTGCTCGCGGACGAAGTCGGCAGTTTTATCACGATGCTCACGGCGGGTCAAGGAGCGGCGCCCGGGGACGTCGTGCGCCACGCGGCGGCGGTAAACCTGCGGTGGGTGGCATTCATTTGGATCTTTGGACTGTCGATCATCGGGCTGCCCCTGATCGTCGGGATGGTTTTTCTAAAGGGATTCGTGATCGGGTTTTCCGTGGCATTTTTTGTCGAAAAATATGCCTGGCCGGGCTTTGTGGTGGCGATGGCCGGGATGCTGCCCCAGAATCTCCTGACCGTACCTGCTCTCATGGCTTGTGCCACGGCGGGCATCGCTTTCTCCCTGGAGCTGATCCGGGTCGGGTTTGCCCGCCAAGGCCGAGGGCAACTGGCGGACCATCTTCGCAGCTACTCCTTGCTGGTGATGGCGATGGCGGGGGTTGCTCTCGTCGCCGCCGGAGTGGAGGGGCTGGTGTCCGCCCGATTGATGACCCTTGCGGTCAGCCGATTGATTCACTGA